CGTCGCCTTGTCCTGATTTAAAGTTAATCCACTATATCAGAAGCAGGTCGTCTGAAAAGGTTATGTGTTTGAGGTTTTTATGCCTTGCCAAAACTCGTTGACGCTTTGGAGTTGGTTATAGGCTGTCAGGTCGATTTGCAGGGGGGTGATGGTGATGAATCCTGCTTCGCACTCTCCAAAGTCGGTGCCTTTCTCTTGGTCGGAAATGTTGCCGACCGGCCCTATCCAGTAAATCGGTTCTCCGCGCGGATTGTGCATGGGGACGATACTTTGCTCGTGGTGTCTTCTGCCCAATCGCGTGATTTTAATGCCCTGTATGTCTTCAGGCATGACTGCGGGGATGTTGATATTCCACAGGATGGGCTCTTTGGGAGGATTTTTTAACAAATATTCTAGCAACATCCAAACGGATTTTTCAGCGGTTTTCCAGTAGCGGCCGCGTGAATCATTCAATGAAAAAGCGATGGCGGGAATACCCATCAAATAGGCTTCGGTTGCTGCAGCGACTGTACCTGAGTAGAGGGTGTCGTCCCCCATGTTGGCGCCATTGTTTATTCCGGATAAAACCAAATCAGGTTTGAAATCGGGCAGGGCGTGTTGTCCGACATGGATACAGTCGGTTGGCGTTCCGCTGACATAGTAAAAACCGTTTGAGGCTTCTTTTATTTGCAGCGGGCGGTCAAGTGTTAAAGAATTGCTGACGCCGCTGCGGTCGCGTTCGGGTGCAACTACGCGGACATTGGCAAATTCTGCTGCAACGCGTGCCAAAATAGCAATGCCGGGGGCTAGGTAGCCGTCGTCGTTGGAAATTAAGATATTCATAATTGTATCCGTGACATAATCTGGGCAGTCTAACGGTTGATGATAAAGTTTGTCTATTTTTCAGATGATTTTATGTGTGTGGCGAATTGCAGGTCGTCTGAAAGAGAGAGTTCATATATAGTGGATTAAATTTAAATCAGGACAAGGCGACGAAGCCGCAGACAGTACAGATAGTACGGCAAGGCGAGGCAACGCCGTACTGGTTTAAATTTAATCCACTATAATTTGCTTTATAACAATATTTGAAGTTGTGCGGTGAGAGGGGATTTTTGTAAAAGAAGAGATGATTTATTTCTTATCAGATAATCCGCAATGCATTACAATAACAAATCGTAATCCTTATTTACAAACTACTTTCGGGAGTTATTGAAATGCGCCGTTTTTCTTATCTAATCGCTTTGTCTTCAGTGTTAGCCATTTCTGCATGTGCTAGTAACCAATCAAAATCGGAATCTTCTGTCGGAAATTCAGGCTCGGCTTCATCTCATGAACAATATGCCGGGAAAGATTCAGGAGCATGCCGCAGTGTGGGTGAAGGGCATAAAGTGAATGGCAAAGGAAAAAATGACGTTTATATGTGTAAGGCAAGTGTTGCACTGAATTCCGATGAAGCGAAATCTGTTTTGAATCCTAATATCAAAGTTTCTTATGGCAGCACCGGTAATACCACTTTGGTCTCCCGTCAAATTGCCAACATGGTCGGTAAAAGTCCGGAGGAGTCCTGCCAGCGTGCTTTCTTGAGTACAGTGAAACGCTTCCAAAGCACTGCGGTACAAAGAAAAGCGAAATCCGTCCGCTTAGTCAGCTATTTTGACAAAAAAACCGTTGGCGGCAATGAGTATGAATGCCATGTTGCTACTTGGAACAGCCGAGTGGTCTTAAAAGGAAGCTTGCATTAAAAGTGTAACGACCAAATTATGGTTTGGCGGTAATTTGGTCTAACTGCCACGGCAATTTCAACTGCATGTTTGCCGTGGGGCAAATCAGCCTGCAGGTTCAACTCCTGATTGACGTTCCCCACGAATCCTGCACATTCCAATCTATATGGAGCGTTTATCTATGGAATATCCTTATCTATTATCCGTTTCGCCCGATTCGTTCATCCTGTTTGATAACGACAAAGACAATTTTTTTGACGAATTTTATCGGGAATTTTCCGGTTGTGCGTTTGATAGCGAATGTGAAAATGTGTGGTATTTGCAGGGTACGGACGCATTTTTTGCCGTTCAGGGAAACCGGCTTGTTTTGCAGGATTGGGCAGGGCAAATTTATTTTTCGCTGCCGTTATCCGTGTCGCTGGATTCGGTGGAGAATGGTGGTGTCATGCTGGTTTCCGGTATGCCTGAACCAGTTTCTGCCGAAATACTTCAAGCTGCGTTTGGAAGCACGAAAGGCGATGACAAAGCCTTGTCGCAGGCATTGTCGGATTTTGAAGCGCAAAACGGTTGGAACGAATACGATTGTCAGGCGTTGTGTATTTGCCTGTTCAACGAAGAAGGGTTGGAGCGGATGAAACGGGACTATGAGTTGTAACCGCCTTTTCAGGCAGTCTGCGACAATGTGTTGAAATGAGCCGGTGGGGTATATGCTGCCGGCTCATTTTGGTTTTAGAAAATTTTGTTTTGGATATCCGATGAAGAAGCATTTGTATTGCCTGCTCGGAGATGAGCTACTTGCCGAAACTTATTGTGATGATTCTTTAAGTCAACATGATAGGCAGAGGATAGCCCAATCACCGCAATTGTCGGAAAGAATAGATTGGAAAGTCAGTCGCGCCCTTAAGCAAAAATCAAAATATCCAATCGTTTCGCTCAGCCATAGTCACGGCATTGCTGCGGTATTGTGTACATCAAATAGTCTGTCCGCCGGTGTGGATGTTGAGAAAATCCGTTTTCGTGATTTTCAGGCGTTGGCTGAGTGGGTATGTGTTGAGTGGGAAAAGGAATATTTGGCATCCAGAGATTGGGATAAGGAAGAATTTTATCGGCTATGGTGCATTAAAGAAGCACTGTTGAAGGCGGCGGATTTGGATTTTCCCGAGGATATGCGCAAGGTTGGCTATCGATTTACAGCAGATGGAAAAAAGGAAATACAGGTGTGCGGATGTTCGGATTGGCATGGAATGACAGCGATGTTGTCTGATGGATTTGTTGTTGCCTGTGTTTGGCAGGGGAATGATGTTGAAGTTTATCTGGAATGTCACGGCGGGATAAATAAGGATGATTTGATGAGGATAGAGGTCGTCTGAAAACAGAATATTTTCAGACAGTATTGTCTGCT
The DNA window shown above is from Neisseria sicca and carries:
- the surE gene encoding 5'/3'-nucleotidase SurE, translating into MNILISNDDGYLAPGIAILARVAAEFANVRVVAPERDRSGVSNSLTLDRPLQIKEASNGFYYVSGTPTDCIHVGQHALPDFKPDLVLSGINNGANMGDDTLYSGTVAAATEAYLMGIPAIAFSLNDSRGRYWKTAEKSVWMLLEYLLKNPPKEPILWNINIPAVMPEDIQGIKITRLGRRHHEQSIVPMHNPRGEPIYWIGPVGNISDQEKGTDFGECEAGFITITPLQIDLTAYNQLQSVNEFWQGIKTSNT
- a CDS encoding 4'-phosphopantetheinyl transferase family protein; this encodes MKKHLYCLLGDELLAETYCDDSLSQHDRQRIAQSPQLSERIDWKVSRALKQKSKYPIVSLSHSHGIAAVLCTSNSLSAGVDVEKIRFRDFQALAEWVCVEWEKEYLASRDWDKEEFYRLWCIKEALLKAADLDFPEDMRKVGYRFTADGKKEIQVCGCSDWHGMTAMLSDGFVVACVWQGNDVEVYLECHGGINKDDLMRIEVV